The DNA sequence AACAATCATGGGAGCTGGGCAGAGCTTACAGCGGTATATGAAAATTGGTTTTTTGGAATCAACGAAATAGTATGGAATGGAGGAACAAGCATGGCAATACAACAGATCCGTGCAAAGGTAAATGGGGCGTGGACGATCCTGACGCTCGATGAAGCGACGGGCAATTATGTCGGTACGATCGCGGCACCGTCGATCACATCATACAACGTGAACAACGGACATTATTATCCTGTCATGATCGAGGCGACAAATAAGGCAGGAACGGTGACAACATTCGATGAAACGAACAGTGTTGTCGGAGACGATCTGAAGCTGTATGTAAAAGAGGTAACGAAGCCGACGATTGCAATCACCGCACCAACCGCAGGAGCGTTTTTGGCATCGGGAGTGCCCGATATTACGTTTCAGCTGCGTGATGAAGCGAGCGGATCGGGCGTGGATATCAGCAGTCTTGTGCTGAGTGTTGACGGTACGGATCACGGCAGCGGCGAAATGACAGCCACTCCGGTGACGAATGGTTATAACGTAACGTACAAGCCGACTACGGCGCTGACGGACGGAGCACATACGATCACGATCAATGTCAGCGATCATGATGGCAATGAGGCGGTAGAAGTAACGAGAACATTCACGACAGATACCGTTCAGCCTACGTTGTCGATTACGGCACCATCGGGCAACGATACATGGGTCGCTGTGGCATCCTATACGGTCGCAGGTACGACGAACGACAGCATCAGCGGTATTGCAAGCGTTGTGATCAGCGTAAACGGTACGGATGCAGGTACTATTACGATCAACAGCAATGGCTCGTTCAGTAAGGGCGTGACATTGTCGGAAGGCGAAAACACGATCGTTGTTACGGCGACCGATAAGGCGGGCAAGGTAACAACAGTAACACGTACGATCAATCTTGATACGAGCGGTGTTGAGATCACGAATGTGGTGATCGCTCCGAACCCTGTCAATGTAAGCAGCAGTTATACGATTACCGTTACAGCGAAAGGATGAGTGAAGGATGGCAACATATACGACAAATTATAACCTCCGTAAGCCTGAATTGACCGATTCGCCGCCGGATATTACTGTGTTGAACGAGAACTTCGATACGATCGACGATGAGCTGAATGAACACACGCAACAGATCAAAGCGTTGTCGGATAAAGAAGTGATCACGCTTTCGTCGAGCATCACAGTTACGGCGAGTGCACAGAATGCGATCACACCAACGTGGTCGCTTAATGGGGCTTCCGGCTCAAGTGCAAACTCGCAGTCATGGAATCTTCCCAACGTGAATACCGGTATCGCCGCGGGAATATACACCATTCAAAATCTTATTCAGCAGCTGGTAAGCAAATCGCATACGCACGGGACGACAAGCTTGGCCTATACGTATAAGGCGCCGACTAACAGCTGCAACGATTGCCATTAAGGAGCATCTATGGACACGATCATCTTAAAAATGGGGAATATGTGCAATCTCAGCTGCAGGTACTGTTCGCAGGAACATCTTCAAAAGGAAAGAGCGAGAGCGGATATATCTTCTGCTCTTTTCTCTTTTTTGGACGAACAAAAGGACAAAGGGGTATTGATCCAGTTTTACGGCGGAGAGCCGCTCGTGTATTGGTCGGTGATCAAACATATCCTAGAAAGATATCAGGGCAGCTTTTCGTATATGATGGTAACGAACGGAACGCTTTTAAAGAAAGAGTATGTGGATCTCTTCAACAAGCACAATGTACGATGCCTTGTATCTCATGACGGGATGCACACAAGGCGGACGAAAGGGAAAGACATCTTAAAGAGCAAGCGGATCGTACAGCTGCTGCATTCGCTGGACAATATGGAGTTTATCTCGGTCATCTCAAAAGAGAACAGCAGGATCGATGTTCTGTATGACTTTTACAGGCATATCGGTTTTGGCGATACACAGGTGAATCTTGTTTTCCTTGTGACTCATGGGAGCAGGGGGCAGA is a window from the Selenomonadales bacterium genome containing:
- a CDS encoding radical SAM protein — encoded protein: MDTIILKMGNMCNLSCRYCSQEHLQKERARADISSALFSFLDEQKDKGVLIQFYGGEPLVYWSVIKHILERYQGSFSYMMVTNGTLLKKEYVDLFNKHNVRCLVSHDGMHTRRTKGKDILKSKRIVQLLHSLDNMEFISVISKENSRIDVLYDFYRHIGFGDTQVNLVFLVTHGSRGQ